A region of uncultured Draconibacterium sp. DNA encodes the following proteins:
- the traM gene encoding conjugative transposon protein TraM: protein MKKILIKNKALFILPLALLPFVILIFWVLGGGGVQEEKEKLAQSPNKGINYDLPDADNSIEIYDKMEAYQKDESQVAQVPEVDVNDTTKQEAVSIQDTMEQDNTMLDENADQGQILAHIRNKEKLVQQELQGKPEVRKSGKKPSPQYQSKPMESVVKKHRETTKSVTPITGIEEMDKIIDENIVLNRRNDSLKYTLQQAQGRLQQIEAIQNRSFTLEKKLSSGFNPKETPEQALIKAEIYETATVLNGNRVKLRLLEDTRINAKKIPRNTFIYGICKIKNERLLIEITQMPVQENFVPVKLTICDLDGLEGLYVPDNAARKVYQEVGASTNTSSLMGITNNPLTYTGIRAADRAAQTMLKRVRLKKVTVKKNTMVYIINQK from the coding sequence ATGAAGAAAATTTTGATAAAGAATAAAGCGCTGTTTATCCTTCCACTGGCATTATTACCCTTTGTGATTTTGATCTTCTGGGTATTGGGTGGAGGAGGAGTTCAAGAGGAAAAAGAGAAGCTTGCTCAGTCACCGAATAAAGGAATAAACTATGACCTGCCGGATGCCGATAATTCCATTGAAATCTACGATAAAATGGAAGCTTATCAGAAGGATGAATCACAAGTGGCACAGGTGCCTGAGGTTGATGTAAATGATACAACGAAGCAGGAAGCAGTCAGTATTCAGGATACAATGGAGCAGGACAACACCATGTTGGATGAAAATGCCGATCAAGGACAAATTCTTGCTCATATCCGAAATAAAGAAAAGCTGGTACAACAGGAACTACAAGGAAAACCGGAAGTTCGAAAGAGTGGGAAAAAACCATCTCCCCAATACCAGAGCAAACCAATGGAATCGGTAGTGAAAAAACACAGGGAAACAACAAAATCAGTAACGCCGATAACCGGTATTGAAGAAATGGATAAGATCATCGATGAAAACATCGTGCTTAACCGAAGAAATGATTCACTGAAATATACGCTTCAACAAGCTCAGGGACGCTTGCAACAGATCGAAGCCATACAAAACCGGTCCTTTACCCTGGAGAAAAAACTGTCATCCGGATTTAATCCAAAGGAGACACCGGAGCAAGCGCTGATCAAAGCAGAGATTTATGAAACCGCAACTGTTCTGAATGGCAACCGGGTAAAACTTCGCCTGCTTGAAGACACCCGGATCAATGCTAAGAAAATACCTCGTAACACATTTATCTACGGGATCTGCAAGATCAAAAATGAACGGCTTCTGATCGAAATCACCCAAATGCCTGTTCAGGAAAACTTTGTCCCGGTAAAACTTACGATCTGTGATCTGGATGGACTGGAAGGGTTGTATGTGCCGGATAATGCTGCCCGAAAAGTTTATCAGGAAGTTGGTGCTTCTACCAATACCTCTTCGCTGATGGGCATTACGAATAATCCGCTGACTTATACCGGTATCCGTGCAGCCGACCGGGCTGCCCAAACCATGCTCAAAAGGGTACGCCTGAAAAAAGTAACCGTCAAGAAAAACACAATGGTTTATATCATCAATCAAA